A genomic stretch from Anoplopoma fimbria isolate UVic2021 breed Golden Eagle Sablefish chromosome 8, Afim_UVic_2022, whole genome shotgun sequence includes:
- the cryz gene encoding quinone oxidoreductase, giving the protein MSGCRLMRAIRVSQFGAPSVLRLRSDVTVPQPGHRQVLIRVHACGVNPVETYIRAGTYGRKPPLPYTPGTDVAGVVETVGEGVTAVKAGDRVFTTATESGGYAEYTVAADECVHKLPDALHFTQGAAIGIPYFTAYRALVHKAHAKAGETVLIHGASGGVGVAACQLSRALGLKVFGTAGTPEGMKLVLSNRAHLAFNHREDGYTDKIMEATEGRGIDVIVEMLSNVNLSKDLQMLALGGRVTIVGCRGSIEINPRDTMAKESSIMGVALFLAKPEENKECASLLYAGMEAGWLRPVVGSQYPLDNAAQAHHDIIECPGAAGKTVLIV; this is encoded by the exons ATGTCGGGCTGCAGGCTGATGAGAGCCATCAGAGTGAGCCAGTTCGGAGCTCCGTCGGTGCTCAGACTCCGCTCGGATGTGACCGTCCCACAGCCCGgacacagacag GTGTTGATTCGTGTCCATGCGTGCGGAGTGAACCCCGTGGAAACATACATCCGGGCCGGGACGTACGGCCGTAAGCCCCCCCTGCCATACACACCGGGCACAGATGTGGCCGGAGTCGTGGAAACTGTTGGAGAAGGAGTGACAGCAGTaaag GCAGGAGACCGCGTGTTCACCACAGCCACAGAGTCTGGAGGTTATGCAGAGTACACTGTGGCAGCCGACGAGTGTGTCCACAAGCTGCCCGACGCTCTGCACTTCACCCAGGGTGCAGCCATAGGGATCCCTTACTTCACCGCCTACAGGGCTCTGGTTCACAA AGCCCACGCCAAGGCTGGAGAGACCGTCCTCATCCACGGAGCCAGTGGAGGG GTTGGTGTGGCAGCGTGCCAGCTGTCCCGTGCTCTGGGTCTCAAGGTGTTCGGGACAGCAGGGACGCCTGAGGGAATGAAGCTGGTCCTCAGCAACAGAGCTCACCTGGCATTTAATCACAGAGAAGATGGCTACACAGACAAAATcatg GAAGCCACAGAGGGCAGAGGCATTGATGTGATAGTAGAGATGCTGTCAAATGTCAACCTCAGTAAAGACCTCCAGATGTTGGCCTTAGGAGGACGGGTTACG ATTGTTGGCTGCAGAGGCTCCATAGAGATCAACCCCAGAGACACCATGGCTAAGGAGAGCAGCATCATGGGAGTGGCCCTTTTCCTCGCCAAGCCG GAGGAGAACAAGGAGTGTGCGTCGCTGCTCTACGCGGGGATGGAAGCCGGCTGGCTGCGTCCGGTCGTCGGCTCCCAGTATCCACTTGACAACGCCGCCCAGGCTCACCATGACATCATTGAGTGTCCCGGGGCTGCTGGGAAGACAGTCCTGATCGTGTGA